Proteins found in one Paenibacillus wynnii genomic segment:
- a CDS encoding lysophospholipid acyltransferase family protein: MIYVICRGLLRFIYAICFPLKVVGKENVPKEGGVLLCANHISLLDPFTMGIKLERHVKYMAKAEIFKVPVIGWIARQVGAFPVKREGVSKESIKTALNTLRGGNVMGIFPEGTRNSDAGSAKKGAASFALRSGAAVVPAAIIGRYKLFRRMTIIYGAPIDLSEFAGAGSDSLEAVTDVIMGRIRVMLETGKPSQR; this comes from the coding sequence ATGATTTATGTTATTTGTCGAGGATTATTGCGCTTCATTTACGCCATTTGCTTCCCCTTAAAAGTGGTGGGGAAAGAAAATGTGCCCAAAGAGGGTGGAGTATTGCTCTGTGCGAACCACATCAGTCTGCTAGATCCTTTTACTATGGGGATTAAGCTGGAACGTCATGTGAAGTACATGGCCAAGGCGGAAATCTTCAAGGTTCCTGTGATTGGCTGGATCGCTAGACAAGTTGGCGCGTTTCCTGTTAAACGGGAAGGCGTTAGCAAAGAATCCATTAAAACGGCTCTTAATACGCTGCGTGGCGGTAACGTCATGGGAATCTTCCCCGAAGGTACGCGTAACTCCGATGCAGGATCTGCCAAAAAGGGTGCAGCAAGTTTTGCTCTTCGCAGTGGTGCTGCTGTTGTCCCTGCAGCCATTATCGGGCGTTATAAGCTATTTCGGCGGATGACTATCATCTACGGAGCTCCAATAGACCTCAGTGAATTTGCAGGTGCCGGCAGTGACTCGCTGGAAGCTGTAACTGATGTAATTATGGGCAGGATCCGTGTGATGCTTGAAACAGGTAAGCCAAGCCAAAGGTAA
- the rpsA gene encoding 30S ribosomal protein S1, with amino-acid sequence MSEEIRNQESADNVENNENAEATETVESAVVEENNGTTEAVAGNEEASQEDLEVIISVKKGDTVKGTIVKIEDNQAYVSIGYKYDGVIPIRELSSVQLDNAAEAVEVGQEVECKVVSINDNKESLVLSKRAIDSEKSWEDLEKYFASQETFEVTVADVVKGGLVADVGARGFIPASMVERHFVEDFSDYKGRTLRVKVKELDRENSKVILSAKEVLEEEFEANKIKIMAELSEGQIIEGTVQRLTQFGAFVDVGGVDGLVHVSEIAWNHVEKPSDVVSEGDKVRVKVLKVDPEKGKISLSIKAAAPGPWDSAGESIKIGDIVTGEVKRLVNFGAFVELLPGVEGLVHISQISHKHIGTPHEVLKEGQEVQVKVLDFNPSEKRVSLSIKETEEAPAPSARPERSSNSNRDRGPKEVLNNPNVSLSNEGLSFTLAERFGDKLDKFKGNN; translated from the coding sequence ATGTCTGAGGAAATTAGAAATCAGGAATCTGCGGATAACGTTGAGAACAACGAGAACGCAGAAGCGACAGAAACTGTTGAATCCGCTGTGGTAGAAGAGAACAACGGAACTACAGAAGCTGTTGCCGGTAATGAAGAAGCGAGCCAAGAGGATTTGGAAGTTATCATTTCCGTGAAAAAGGGCGACACCGTGAAAGGAACGATCGTCAAAATCGAAGATAACCAAGCTTATGTAAGCATTGGATATAAATACGACGGCGTAATTCCGATTCGCGAATTGTCATCCGTACAATTGGACAACGCTGCTGAAGCGGTAGAAGTTGGACAAGAAGTAGAATGCAAAGTTGTCAGCATCAACGATAACAAGGAAAGCTTAGTGCTCTCCAAACGTGCGATTGACAGCGAAAAATCATGGGAAGATCTTGAGAAGTATTTTGCTTCCCAAGAAACTTTCGAAGTTACTGTGGCTGACGTAGTTAAGGGCGGTCTAGTAGCTGATGTTGGCGCTCGTGGATTTATTCCAGCATCCATGGTTGAACGTCACTTCGTTGAAGATTTCAGTGATTACAAAGGACGTACTTTGCGCGTTAAAGTGAAAGAATTGGATCGTGAAAACAGCAAAGTTATCTTGTCTGCTAAAGAAGTTCTTGAAGAGGAATTTGAAGCTAATAAGATCAAAATTATGGCTGAGCTTTCCGAAGGTCAAATTATTGAAGGAACTGTACAGCGTTTGACTCAATTCGGCGCATTCGTTGATGTAGGCGGTGTTGATGGCCTCGTTCACGTATCCGAGATTGCTTGGAACCATGTAGAGAAACCTTCTGATGTTGTATCTGAAGGAGATAAAGTCCGCGTTAAAGTACTTAAAGTTGATCCTGAGAAGGGCAAAATCAGCCTGAGTATCAAAGCTGCTGCTCCAGGTCCTTGGGATTCTGCCGGCGAATCAATCAAGATTGGTGATATTGTTACAGGTGAAGTTAAACGCCTTGTTAACTTCGGAGCATTCGTTGAATTGCTTCCGGGTGTTGAAGGTCTTGTGCATATCTCCCAAATTTCCCACAAACATATCGGCACTCCGCATGAAGTGTTGAAAGAAGGACAAGAAGTACAAGTGAAAGTACTTGACTTCAATCCTTCGGAAAAACGCGTGAGCCTTAGCATCAAAGAAACTGAAGAAGCTCCAGCTCCTTCAGCTAGACCAGAAAGAAGCAGCAACAGCAACAGAGATAGAGGTCCTAAAGAAGTGCTTAACAACCCTAACGTTTCGTTAAGCAACGAAGGCCTTAGCTTTACTCTTGCTGAGCGTTTTGGCGATAAGCTGGACAAATTTAAGGGTAACAACTAA
- a CDS encoding genetic competence negative regulator, which yields MRIERLSQDKIRIFLTFDDLSERGIQKEDMWQEVPKVHDLFTEMMDQAYSELGFDATGPLAVEVFALPAQGMVVIVTRGKYDHHHYGLSGEEELPEEIYEMEVTLEQSDSIMYAFRDFEVLIEAAHVLIGNITSEGKLYSYNDKWFLYFDPKEFEEPVLLGLIAVLSEFAESSPVTEAVLDEYGKTVMAKNAVQQLCTHFKRKE from the coding sequence ATGAGAATAGAGCGATTAAGTCAAGATAAGATACGGATTTTCCTCACTTTTGACGACCTGAGCGAGCGGGGCATCCAGAAGGAAGACATGTGGCAAGAAGTTCCGAAGGTACACGACCTGTTTACGGAAATGATGGACCAGGCTTACAGTGAACTTGGATTTGATGCCACTGGTCCTCTTGCCGTGGAAGTGTTCGCTTTGCCCGCGCAAGGTATGGTCGTTATAGTGACCCGGGGAAAATATGATCACCATCATTACGGTCTGTCCGGGGAAGAGGAATTGCCAGAAGAGATTTACGAAATGGAAGTTACCCTTGAACAAAGCGACTCCATTATGTACGCATTCCGCGATTTTGAAGTACTGATTGAAGCGGCTCATGTGCTCATCGGCAATATTACTTCCGAAGGAAAACTGTATTCTTATAATGATAAATGGTTCCTGTACTTCGATCCGAAGGAATTTGAGGAACCTGTTCTGCTAGGACTTATTGCCGTACTGTCAGAGTTTGCGGAATCATCTCCAGTTACTGAAGCAGTGCTGGACGAATACGGTAAGACAGTTATGGCGAAGAATGCGGTACAACAGCTATGCACTCATTTTAAACGTAAGGAATAA
- a CDS encoding polysaccharide deacetylase family protein, protein MKKVGKQTAVLLLAAFLLVSCSNSDGNSRNTAQETNLQPTAAATEGVTTPAISQNTEPELSPSPEPSPTEATPAVSPSPDTAGNEDTNTGNPAGIPLLYHMNKNYDLIPNEAGTPKKVVLLTFDDGPKDAKLINPMMDILDNHKAKAIFFVNGYRIKEHPELLKLIHDRGGIIGNHSWDHIILKDKPYATVKKQLEDVQNIVKEITGDVPHFFRPPHGAGGDVGRKVAAENEMLYMTWSVGSLDWEMKESESGKTEKLIKNVTDQLHSGSNILMHELPWTVEGLDALLSTLEGKGYGFIDPRSIELKMR, encoded by the coding sequence ATGAAAAAGGTGGGTAAACAGACAGCAGTGCTTCTTCTAGCTGCTTTCCTGCTGGTTTCGTGCAGTAATTCTGACGGAAACAGCAGGAATACAGCTCAGGAGACCAACCTACAGCCCACGGCGGCTGCAACAGAGGGGGTAACAACACCCGCTATATCACAAAACACAGAGCCTGAGCTCAGTCCTTCACCAGAGCCTAGTCCTACTGAGGCAACTCCAGCAGTATCCCCAAGCCCTGATACCGCCGGGAATGAGGATACCAACACCGGAAACCCAGCTGGAATCCCTCTTCTGTACCACATGAACAAAAATTATGACCTCATCCCCAACGAAGCGGGTACCCCTAAAAAGGTAGTACTGCTTACCTTTGATGATGGGCCGAAAGATGCCAAATTAATCAATCCAATGATGGATATTTTGGACAATCACAAGGCTAAAGCCATATTCTTTGTAAATGGTTATCGTATCAAAGAGCATCCGGAGCTGCTTAAGCTCATTCATGACCGTGGCGGAATTATTGGGAACCATAGTTGGGATCACATCATCCTGAAAGATAAACCCTATGCCACTGTCAAGAAGCAGTTGGAGGATGTACAGAATATTGTTAAAGAAATAACAGGTGACGTGCCCCATTTCTTTCGCCCGCCACATGGTGCAGGCGGCGATGTAGGACGGAAGGTAGCAGCAGAGAACGAAATGCTCTATATGACTTGGTCTGTGGGTTCCCTTGATTGGGAGATGAAAGAAAGTGAATCGGGTAAAACCGAAAAATTGATCAAAAATGTCACAGATCAGTTGCACTCCGGAAGCAATATTCTTATGCATGAGCTTCCTTGGACTGTTGAAGGTTTGGATGCATTGCTTAGCACCTTAGAGGGCAAAGGGTATGGCTTCATAGACCCCCGCTCCATTGAATTGAAAATGCGCTGA
- the prsW gene encoding glutamic-type intramembrane protease PrsW, whose product MLVLSVITSAVAPGLALLTYFYLKDKYDQEPLHMVIKVFLLGLLIVFPVMIIQRGLMLGLNGGPYVNSFLISAGVEECLKWFVLYHMIYNHTEFDEPYDGILYAVAISLGFATIENVMYAWYSQASIGAMFLRALLPVSGHAMFGIIMGYHMGRAKFSQGIRTRSILLISLLLPWLWHGIYDFILTTTANYWIWFIIPLMAVLWYGGMGKVTRANNRSPFRFLNREEEVNL is encoded by the coding sequence GTGCTTGTGTTATCGGTTATTACGTCAGCAGTAGCACCGGGACTGGCTCTGCTGACCTATTTTTATTTAAAAGACAAGTATGATCAAGAGCCGCTCCACATGGTAATCAAGGTTTTTTTACTTGGACTTTTGATAGTTTTTCCAGTAATGATTATACAGAGAGGCCTTATGTTGGGTCTTAATGGCGGTCCATATGTGAATTCTTTCCTCATTTCCGCTGGCGTGGAAGAATGTTTGAAGTGGTTTGTGCTATATCACATGATATACAATCATACTGAATTTGACGAGCCATATGATGGGATACTATATGCTGTTGCGATTTCGCTCGGCTTCGCAACTATAGAGAATGTGATGTACGCTTGGTATAGCCAAGCTTCGATCGGCGCCATGTTCCTAAGGGCACTGTTGCCAGTTTCAGGACATGCTATGTTTGGGATTATAATGGGTTATCACATGGGTAGGGCGAAGTTCTCACAAGGAATCAGAACCCGGAGTATTTTGCTAATATCGCTGCTGCTGCCTTGGTTGTGGCATGGAATATATGATTTTATTCTCACTACAACAGCAAACTATTGGATTTGGTTTATTATCCCTCTAATGGCCGTATTGTGGTATGGAGGTATGGGAAAGGTAACCAGAGCGAATAACCGCTCCCCTTTTCGCTTTTTGAATCGGGAAGAAGAGGTTAACCTATAA
- the ypeB gene encoding germination protein YpeB, whose product MYKRLSAIMFPLTTLLLIGALVWGYQENQEKNSILIKAENQYQRAFHDLSYHVERLHGELGNTLAVNSASTGMHRKGLVNVWRLTSEAQNEINQLPLTLLPFSQTEEFLSKISNFSYKAAIRDFTKKPLTDGELNNLKALYKSSGEISKDLQEVQDKVIQNRLRWMDVETALASEEEVRDNTIIDGFKTVDKRVSAYPELDYGPSVASIYDKRSVKKHGGSLVTAEQIRAKAAKFADAGNGAKIDVKGNGIGTEWASYTATVMGSNAAVPITMDFTTRGGHLISYSDNREVGPAKVSMTNAVSKAEQFLNQKGYPNMTAVRADRFDNLGNLTFITSQDGVLIYPEKITIRVGLDTGEVTGFQASDYENEHQEKRVIPKPAISVAEARKFLNSEFKELYNRLAWIENEDSEEVLTYEFGGKINGSQYRIYLNAADGHEETVEEIRTSSGAQDM is encoded by the coding sequence ATGTATAAAAGACTGAGTGCCATAATGTTCCCGCTGACCACGCTGCTGTTGATAGGAGCGCTAGTATGGGGATACCAAGAGAATCAGGAGAAGAATTCGATTCTGATTAAGGCAGAGAACCAATATCAGCGGGCATTCCATGATTTATCCTATCATGTGGAACGGTTGCATGGTGAACTCGGCAATACCCTGGCCGTAAACTCGGCGTCTACCGGAATGCATCGCAAAGGATTGGTTAATGTATGGAGACTGACTAGTGAGGCGCAGAACGAGATTAATCAACTGCCTCTTACTCTGCTGCCTTTCAGTCAGACGGAGGAGTTTCTCTCCAAGATCTCCAATTTTTCTTATAAAGCCGCGATTCGGGACTTTACTAAAAAACCTCTAACGGACGGGGAACTGAATAATCTAAAAGCTCTCTATAAAAGCTCGGGTGAAATTTCCAAGGATCTTCAGGAAGTTCAGGACAAAGTCATTCAAAACCGGCTACGCTGGATGGATGTTGAAACCGCTCTGGCATCTGAAGAAGAGGTAAGAGATAACACGATTATCGATGGATTTAAGACCGTAGATAAAAGAGTATCTGCTTATCCGGAATTGGATTATGGGCCGTCTGTAGCCAGTATTTATGATAAAAGATCCGTTAAGAAACATGGAGGTTCCCTTGTTACAGCTGAACAAATCCGAGCTAAAGCCGCTAAATTCGCAGATGCGGGCAACGGAGCTAAGATTGATGTGAAGGGAAATGGAATAGGTACTGAATGGGCTTCCTATACAGCAACTGTAATGGGGTCAAATGCAGCAGTGCCAATAACTATGGACTTTACCACAAGGGGAGGGCATCTGATTTCCTATAGTGATAACCGTGAGGTTGGCCCTGCTAAGGTATCTATGACAAATGCGGTTTCCAAAGCGGAGCAGTTTTTGAATCAAAAGGGATACCCCAATATGACAGCTGTCCGCGCAGACCGTTTTGATAATTTAGGTAATTTAACGTTTATAACTTCACAGGATGGTGTGCTGATCTACCCAGAGAAGATAACTATTCGTGTAGGTCTTGATACAGGGGAAGTTACCGGATTCCAAGCCAGTGACTACGAGAATGAGCATCAAGAGAAACGTGTAATTCCCAAACCTGCAATAAGTGTTGCTGAGGCGAGAAAGTTCCTGAATAGTGAATTTAAGGAACTCTATAATCGTCTTGCTTGGATTGAGAATGAAGATAGTGAAGAAGTTCTGACCTATGAATTCGGCGGTAAAATCAACGGATCACAATATCGAATATATTTGAATGCTGCCGATGGGCATGAAGAAACGGTAGAGGAAATCAGAACCTCTTCAGGAGCACAGGATATGTAA
- a CDS encoding creatininase family protein: MKFSKCTYVEIKQKAEEGYMAIIPTGCTEQQGPHATVDFDTWFAEELMDEVSELLAVNFGVNSLVLPAVPFGPTPEHINFGSGYIHIPQALYEEFIYSILKSLSDQGFKKLILWRGCGGHQLDKVVTKFNEEYENRSEVLNISHPFHEVWCRCSDPAIEGGHADSFTTSITLYKHPEDIRVDKIKNPHSSEPEWDDPNLDFSKYSTTGVIGDPTYASSELGEKLWKEVVKTLVNTFKEL, from the coding sequence ATGAAGTTTAGCAAATGTACATATGTGGAAATCAAGCAAAAAGCAGAAGAAGGATACATGGCGATTATCCCTACCGGATGCACAGAACAACAGGGTCCACATGCCACCGTGGATTTCGATACTTGGTTTGCAGAAGAATTAATGGATGAAGTGTCAGAACTATTAGCTGTAAATTTCGGAGTGAATTCACTGGTTTTGCCTGCAGTGCCTTTTGGACCTACACCCGAACATATAAACTTTGGGAGCGGGTATATTCATATTCCTCAAGCTTTGTATGAAGAATTCATATATTCAATTCTGAAATCGCTGTCCGACCAAGGGTTTAAAAAATTGATCCTTTGGCGTGGATGCGGAGGTCATCAATTGGATAAAGTTGTTACTAAGTTTAATGAAGAGTATGAAAATAGATCAGAAGTATTGAATATATCTCATCCCTTTCATGAGGTCTGGTGCCGTTGCAGCGATCCTGCAATAGAAGGCGGCCATGCCGATAGCTTCACAACTTCCATCACTTTATATAAACATCCAGAAGACATACGGGTTGATAAAATAAAGAATCCACACAGCTCAGAACCGGAGTGGGACGACCCGAATTTAGATTTTAGTAAATATTCAACAACAGGTGTAATTGGAGATCCTACATATGCAAGTTCTGAACTTGGAGAAAAGCTGTGGAAAGAGGTCGTCAAGACGTTAGTAAATACGTTTAAGGAGTTATAA
- a CDS encoding flagellar brake protein has translation MYPKINDYLYIQIASSDTEEAEIEYKSRIAETEDQSFLIEIPIQEKGGKLKKLFMGDELSVYFVSEGGIKNYFYTHVIGFKEDVIRMIRINKPAEESIFKVQRRSFLRVNAELELAAKSESGTRFLVRTDDVGGGGTSFLTDNNIKLEVGNKLICWLLIPYRNGSTEHVYFEGEVVRIKPLESGKNLAMLKFASISDGERQKIIRYCFERQFDFRNR, from the coding sequence TTGTATCCTAAAATCAATGATTATCTATATATTCAAATCGCTTCCAGTGATACTGAAGAAGCAGAAATTGAATACAAATCTAGAATTGCTGAGACAGAGGATCAATCTTTTTTGATTGAAATTCCCATTCAGGAAAAAGGCGGAAAGCTTAAAAAGTTATTTATGGGAGACGAGCTGTCCGTTTATTTTGTTAGCGAGGGTGGAATTAAGAATTATTTCTACACTCATGTAATCGGTTTTAAAGAAGATGTGATTCGTATGATACGGATCAATAAACCTGCAGAAGAGTCTATTTTCAAAGTACAAAGACGCAGTTTTTTACGCGTAAATGCTGAACTGGAGCTTGCGGCAAAGTCGGAGAGCGGTACACGGTTTTTGGTTCGGACCGATGATGTCGGCGGTGGAGGAACCTCCTTCCTGACAGATAACAACATAAAGCTCGAAGTGGGAAATAAGCTAATCTGCTGGCTGCTAATTCCGTACCGTAATGGTTCAACTGAGCATGTCTATTTCGAAGGTGAGGTTGTAAGAATTAAGCCTTTGGAGAGTGGAAAAAACCTGGCTATGTTGAAATTCGCTTCGATTTCTGATGGTGAAAGGCAAAAAATTATCCGCTACTGTTTTGAACGGCAGTTTGATTTTCGCAACCGATAA
- a CDS encoding metallophosphoesterase encodes MYVLLAGLIVLFTGILGYMIAQAFGKSIIAEEIVLDSLPLSFDGFRILFITDIHRRRLPSAQLSRLKNRVDAVFLGGDLTEKNSPLVRLAHNMKLLVSIAPVYAVHGNHDYRANTPIVDNILRGNGVRLLINENVAIERPDATLWLTGVDYPKNGGKIAYAPLPPLPYSDTNQPCRIILVHDPMWLSQRSSVPADLVLAGHTHGGQIILPFIGRSKRIETFYHTYHSGRFRWPKGDGGNSFAQLLISRGFGTSHLPLRWGSPAQMHILTLRRDTSA; translated from the coding sequence TTGTACGTTCTTTTAGCAGGCTTGATTGTATTGTTTACGGGGATACTGGGCTATATGATTGCCCAAGCCTTTGGGAAAAGCATTATTGCCGAGGAAATAGTATTGGATTCACTTCCATTGTCCTTTGACGGGTTTCGAATCTTGTTCATTACGGATATTCATCGACGCCGACTTCCCTCGGCGCAGTTGTCACGGTTAAAGAACCGGGTTGATGCTGTGTTTTTGGGCGGTGATCTAACGGAGAAAAATAGTCCCTTGGTACGGCTTGCCCACAACATGAAGCTTCTTGTTTCTATTGCACCTGTATACGCTGTACATGGGAATCATGATTATAGAGCAAATACCCCGATTGTGGATAATATTCTTCGGGGTAATGGAGTCCGATTGCTTATAAATGAGAATGTAGCTATTGAGAGACCGGATGCTACGCTATGGTTGACAGGGGTGGATTATCCAAAAAACGGCGGCAAGATCGCTTACGCTCCTTTGCCGCCGCTCCCCTATAGTGATACCAATCAGCCTTGCCGAATTATCCTTGTCCATGATCCTATGTGGCTCTCACAGCGCAGTTCTGTGCCGGCAGACCTAGTCTTGGCCGGACACACACACGGTGGACAAATCATTCTACCCTTTATCGGCCGCAGCAAACGAATTGAAACCTTTTATCATACCTATCATTCTGGAAGGTTCCGGTGGCCAAAGGGAGATGGCGGGAATTCTTTTGCCCAGTTGCTGATTAGCCGGGGATTTGGGACCTCCCACCTGCCGCTGCGCTGGGGGAGTCCGGCACAAATGCATATTTTGACCTTGCGCCGGGACACCTCCGCTTGA
- the cmk gene encoding (d)CMP kinase encodes MDRQGTHIYDRINVAIDGPAGAGKSTVARLVAQKLSYIYVDTGAMYRAITWYMIREGISSEDYDNVCQRVHNMVIELIPEKDVQKVLINGEDVTPHIRSLQVNGLVSQYSKIEGVRSRLSHLQRQMALRKGVVMDGRDIGTTVLPDAEVKIFMTASVEERALRRYKELRDAEAVSLQQLEKDIAERDRLDESREISPLRRAEDAILLDTTSMDIHQVVEAIVSHCRSHVDGERNHL; translated from the coding sequence TTGGATAGGCAGGGTACACACATTTACGACAGAATAAACGTCGCTATCGACGGACCTGCCGGGGCAGGCAAGAGTACTGTTGCCCGATTGGTAGCACAGAAGCTGTCTTATATTTATGTCGACACGGGAGCAATGTACCGGGCAATTACCTGGTATATGATTCGGGAAGGCATATCTTCGGAAGATTACGATAATGTGTGTCAAAGGGTACACAATATGGTGATTGAATTAATACCGGAGAAAGACGTGCAGAAGGTGTTGATTAATGGGGAGGATGTAACGCCGCATATTCGCAGCCTTCAGGTCAACGGCTTGGTGTCGCAGTATTCGAAAATCGAAGGTGTCAGATCCAGACTCAGTCATCTGCAGCGTCAGATGGCGCTCCGTAAGGGAGTCGTAATGGACGGCCGCGACATTGGAACAACTGTATTGCCTGATGCCGAAGTGAAAATATTCATGACGGCAAGTGTAGAAGAACGGGCGCTCCGCCGTTATAAGGAATTGAGAGATGCGGAAGCAGTGAGTCTACAACAGTTAGAGAAGGATATCGCAGAGCGGGATCGGCTTGATGAGAGCCGGGAAATTTCACCGTTGCGCCGTGCAGAAGATGCAATTCTTCTTGATACGACGTCTATGGATATCCATCAAGTTGTTGAAGCCATTGTGTCACATTGCAGATCTCATGTTGACGGGGAGAGAAATCATCTATGA
- a CDS encoding CPBP family intramembrane glutamic endopeptidase — protein sequence MKKFKLGDIKLKRANPQQLTERLLLLNLYITQGLTLIIGLIWILFQKRNPFQVLNFPDSGHFVAWGLGLAAIMLVVDFLLSFIVPEDTMDDGGINDLLFRRRPVWHIFLIAAVVSVCEELLFRGAVQYAFGPYWTSILFAVIHIRYLRHWIPTGWVFLSSYGLGYIYILSGSLWAPIVCHFFIDLISGLVIRYRRES from the coding sequence ATGAAAAAATTCAAATTGGGTGATATTAAACTGAAAAGGGCAAACCCGCAGCAATTAACAGAACGATTACTATTGCTGAATCTTTATATTACACAGGGGCTTACTTTAATTATCGGTTTGATCTGGATTTTATTTCAGAAAAGAAATCCTTTTCAGGTATTAAATTTTCCGGACAGTGGACATTTTGTGGCATGGGGGCTCGGTCTTGCGGCAATTATGCTGGTAGTAGACTTTTTATTGTCTTTCATTGTACCTGAAGATACCATGGATGACGGAGGAATAAATGATCTTCTGTTCCGACGACGGCCCGTTTGGCATATCTTTTTAATTGCGGCTGTGGTTTCCGTTTGTGAGGAGCTTTTATTTCGCGGTGCGGTGCAATATGCATTCGGACCGTATTGGACTAGTATCCTATTTGCTGTTATTCATATTCGATATTTGCGTCACTGGATACCCACCGGTTGGGTTTTCCTAAGCAGTTATGGTCTGGGATACATTTATATCCTTTCCGGTAGTCTTTGGGCTCCGATTGTATGTCATTTCTTCATAGACCTGATCTCAGGCCTGGTGATTCGCTATAGGAGGGAGTCATGA